The following DNA comes from Gemella massiliensis.
ATGACCTCTTATTCGTTTTCTTCTTTGATTTCTTCGGTAGGGTTTTCGGTAACTACATTATTTTTACGTTTTTTAACGCCAATGAAGATGCCGGCGATTAGTACAAGAACAACAGCACCGCCGCCAAGGTAGTACGGTAGGTAATTTTTTTCTTTTATTACTTCCATATCAAGATTACCGTTTCCGTTTTGAATGGTATCGGTATTTACTTCAACGAAAAATCTAACCGGACGATTCATAGGTTCTACATACATTTGAACCATCGCTAAGAAGTTTTCATTCGGTACTTCAAAACGATAGTCAACATAGCTGTCTTTATATTGTTCAATATTAACTTTTGTTTCGGTGGCTGTAACTTGTTTAAATTCTCCGTCTTTTTGCAATACTTTAATAAAAGGTCCTTGCTCTTTACTACGTTGAACCCAGTTCATTAAGTGAATTCTAACGGTAGCATATAATTTTCCATCTTTAGTTCGTTGTAATAAGGCTTTAGACCAACGTTTTTCTCCACCCGCTTTTTGATTTTTAAGAGCATCGTTTAAGTTCCCGCCGGAATTAACGGGAGATATAACTCCTTGAACCATACCTTCACCGATTGCGGCATTTTTAGTTCCGCCGTCAGCGGTAATTCCGGTTAATGGGCTTAGGTAAGAGCCTGTTATATCAAGGTTATAAACACCGGTGTTTTTAGTTTTTTGATCTTCTTTAAAGTAATCTTCTAATTTCTTAGTAACAAACCCTTCCGGTGCTTTATTTTCATCTTTTTTCTCAGTATCTTTGTTTTCTTCTTTTTTATTCTTATCTTTATCGGCATTACCGTCTTCAGTACCTGAAACCAGTTTTGCAGCTGACCAGTTAAATTTTATAATAGCATTTTGAGAAGCGTCGCCACCCATAATTTTATTCATAGCATCAACAGAAACTCTAACTCCGACTTTATCGGGTTTAGCAGTTCCAAAGTCAAAACTTAAATTGCTAGGGTAGGTACTGGTTCCACCGTCAAGGTTAGTATCGTTATAGGTGCTTACGACAGAAGCCGGAGTTAATTTACCGGAAAAAATCGGTGATGAATAAATGCTTAATGATAGTAAATGACCGTGCATATTATTAAAATCCATCGGAACGAATTGAACGGTAATTGATGAGGTGTTATTATCGTGAACCTTAACGGTAGCATGTGTAGCTAATGCCTTATTTCCCATCGATAAACGCCCGGTATTTTCAGAATGCCATAGCTCAATCGGAACATTATAAACTTTATCTGCAGCTTGTACTTTATGATTTAACTGAACATTACTTGATGTTACAATAAACGCTAAAGTAGTAATTGTTATTGCAACAAATTTCAATATTTTTTTCATTATTATTACTCACTTTCTAAATAAATATATCTTTTCAAAAATAAAAAGCGGGAATAAATTTTCCCGCTTTTAGAGTTAGTAGTAACATGCCAAAATAAGAGCGGGGCTACTAACTATATTTAATTATTATTTTTGTTTTCTTCTACCAAGTAAAACAGCACCCATTAATGTAATAGCACCTGCTAATAGAGAAGAAGACGTTTCTAAACCGGTTCTAGGTAGTATGCTGTTATCAACTCGACCACCATTATCTGATGGACCGCCGATACCACCATCAACCTTAGGAGTTGAACTTGTAGGGACTGTACGCTCATCTAATTTAGCTTTACTCCAATCAAATGTAAGAATAGCTTTTTTACGACCGCCTCCCGGCATAATTTTTTCCATGGTATTAACAAAGACTTCAACTTCTACTTTGTCCAGTTTTTTAGTGCTAGTGAAAACAGCTTGTTTAGGGTGAAGAAGTCCCGGTATTTTTAC
Coding sequences within:
- a CDS encoding heme-binding Shp domain-containing protein, producing the protein MKKILKFVAITITTLAFIVTSSNVQLNHKVQAADKVYNVPIELWHSENTGRLSMGNKALATHATVKVHDNNTSSITVQFVPMDFNNMHGHLLSLSIYSSPIFSGKLTPASVVSTYNDTNLDGGTSTYPSNLSFDFGTAKPDKVGVRVSVDAMNKIMGGDASQNAIIKFNWSAAKLVSGTEDGNADKDKNKKEENKDTEKKDENKAPEGFVTKKLEDYFKEDQKTKNTGVYNLDITGSYLSPLTGITADGGTKNAAIGEGMVQGVISPVNSGGNLNDALKNQKAGGEKRWSKALLQRTKDGKLYATVRIHLMNWVQRSKEQGPFIKVLQKDGEFKQVTATETKVNIEQYKDSYVDYRFEVPNENFLAMVQMYVEPMNRPVRFFVEVNTDTIQNGNGNLDMEVIKEKNYLPYYLGGGAVVLVLIAGIFIGVKKRKNNVVTENPTEEIKEENE